GTGGGATTGTCCTTCCAAAGTAAAAATAAGGCGTAACGCCGGGTAGAAACGGCCGCTTTCGCGGCAGATTCCGCTCACGGTGGTCAGTTCGCTGTGTTTCAAGTCGAGGCCGCCGAGCATGGAGTAAGTGTTGACGGTGCCGTGTTGGTGAGAGAGGTGGACGGGGTGTGCGGTGTGAATCATTTTGTTGTGGTAGGGATATTGTTGCGGATTCTTCGGGCCGTGCGGCAACGGCTAATCATATAATAAATAAGAATGGTTCTTAATTCTAAGGAGTATCCGTGATGAAAACAAGCCGTTTGATTTTCCGCCTCGCACCATTGCCCGCGCTGTTTGCCGCTGCGTTCGCTTCCGCTGCCGAGCAGACCGAATTGGAAACGATTAATGTGTACGGCACGCGTAATGCTGCACGTTACGAGTATGTGACCGACTCCGCACAAACGCGCACCGCCGCCAAAACCGACGGTTCGCTGATGGATGTTCCGCAATCGTCCAGTACGGTAACGCGCCGCCATTTGGATGAGCGCGAACCGCAGGATATTGCAGAAACGCTGGCTTACACTTCGGGTGTGTCGGGCGGCTACCGCGGTGAAAATACGCATATCGAAATGTCGGTGCGCGGCATCGGCGGCAAAAGCAACGGCGGCGGGCAGCCGACGTTTTGGGACGGCCTGCGCTACGGCGCTTCGCTGGAAATCAATCCCTACATCATCGACCGCATCGACATTCTGAAAGGCCCCGCTTCGATGCTGTACGGGCAGAGCAATCCGGGCGGCATTGTCAACCTGATTACGAAGCAAGCCACCGGCAGCAACGAAAGTGAAATCGTGCTGAAAACCGGCAGCGGCAACCGCGCGGAAATCGGCTTGGATATAGATAAAGAATGGAACGAACAATTGGCCTACCGCTTGGTTGGCAATGCCAAACAAGTGGATTGGCAGGCGGGCAAACAGACGCGCCAACGCAGCCTGACGCTCGCGCCCTCATTGATGTGGCGGCCTACCGAACGCACCAAGTTGGTGTTGAAAGGGCTTTACGAACGGCAGCCTGAAGCAGGCGACCGCAATTTTCTGATTAGCGACGGAACGCTGTTTCCCGTTGACGGGCAACGCATTCCGCTCGACTTTTTCAGCGGCGACCCCAACTACCACGATTTGAACAACACCAAAAACCAAATCGGCTACGAACTGGAACACAAATTCAACGACAATCTGAGCCTGCAACAGAATCTGCGCTACGGCGCCTATAACAACTATCTGAAATCCTTGGTGGTGTGGAACCCGCTCGGCGGCAGCAATATCCGGCGTATGGCGCGGATTTTTGATGAAAACTGGCATGAATTTCAGGCGGATACCCGGCTGGTGTGGAAAACGGGTTCGGATGCGCTGCGGCATACGGTGTTGTTTGGTGCGGATTATCAGGACAGCCGCAGTGCTCTGAAAAGCTATTTGGGCGACGCGCCGCCGATTGACTGGCGCAATCCGGTTTACGGGGTGGCGGTCGATACGCCGGCTTTAAGCGGCGACGAAAAGAGCCGCATCCGTCAAACCGGCCTCTATCTGCAAGACCAGCTCGAATGGGGCAACTGGCGCTTCCTGCTCGGCGGCCGTTACGATATGGCCGATACTTCGCAGGAAGATATGTTCAGGGCAACATCCAACAGCAACTCCGACAATAAATTCACTTGGCGCGCCGGCGCGGTTTACCGTTTTTCAGACGGCCTCAGTGCTTATGCCAATTATGCGACTTCGTTTCTACCCGAAGCGGGCATCGCGGCCGACGGCGGCAGCCTGAAACCGACTACCGCCAACCAGGCGGAGGTGGGCGTGAAATACCAACCGACGCCGCGGGTGTTGCTGACCGGCGCGCTGTTCAACATCAACCAATCCAATTTGTCGGTGTACGATCCGGTAAGCTGGCAGAAAACACAGGTCGGCAAAGTCCGTACGCGCGGCGCGGAAATCGAAGTGCAGGGCGACATCACGCCGCAATGGGGCGTCAGCGGCAGCTATACCTATCTGGATAAGAAAGTACGTGAAGACAGCAATCCCGCACTGGTCGGCACCACGCAATGGGGCGTGCCGAAACACACCGCCTCGCTTTGGCTGGATTACCGCTTCGGCAGCCAAAGCCCGCTCAAAGGGCTGAGCATCGGCACGGGTTTGCGCTACACCGGCAAAACCTGGGGTGATAATGCCAACACCTTCCGTGTGCCCGCCTATACGGTTTGGGACATGAAACTGGCCTACAAACCCGGCACCGCCATCCCCGCATTAAAAGGCACGCAATTGCAGCTGAACGTGCAAAACCTCGCCGGCAAACAATATGTGGCCTCTTGCGCCAACCACGCCTCATGTTTCTATGGAAAAGGCCGTGTTTGGACGCTGTCCGGCAGCTATCGCTGGTAAGGCAGGCCGTATGAAATATTTGCTTGCTTTGGCTTTCGCCGCCGCACCGCTCACGGCAGCAGCCGATACGGTACGGCAGGCCTGTCTGAAAGGCCGCGCCGAAGAGCGGATTGCCGTTGATTTAAACAAAGGCCGTTATATTGAAGGAAACATCGAATTCAGCCGTCTCGACTTTTCCCGCGGCGGTGTGTCGTTGAGCGCGGTTTCCGATACCGCGTCCGAACGCAAATTGTTCGCCGACCAAACCAACCGGCAGGATTTTTTGTTGTGGTATCCGCACGGCAGCCGCATTTGGCTGAAACTGAGCGCACCGGGCAACCGCCATCTGTGTTACCGCCTTACCCTGAAACAGAGTGCGGCGCATTACGATGAAATGGTGCGTGAAAACGCGGCACCGCAAAGCCCGCGCTTGCAGCAGTTGCAGCGGGAAATTAACCGGCAGGGCAGCCGTGCCGAAGAGAGGTTTTGGGCGGAAATCCGCCGGCAGGGTGCACCGTTGGTGGAGAAAACCGATAGCGGGCACAGCCTGCTCACTTTTCTTTACCGCGATGCGGCATACAATGTGCGCCTGCTCGGCGGGCCGTCGAATGATCACGAATGGTTGGAAAAACTGCCCGGCAGCGGCGTGTGGTATAAAACATTTAAAGTGCGCAACGATTTGCGGCTGAGCTATCGTTTGGCGCCCGACATTCCCACACCCGACGGTGCCGATGCCTACCGCAGCCGCCGCGCCCTATTGTCGGTGTTGGTGCCTGACCCGCTCAACCGCCGCCGTTTTGCCGAATCCTCACTGGTCGATTTGGCAGAACCGCACGATCAGGCAGCCGTTGCGCCGCGAGGCCGTCTGAAAAACTATGCGTTTCACAGTAAGAAGCTCGGTAACACCCGCCGTATCTGGATTTACCAAACCGACCCGCAAGCCGCCGACCCCGTAGTGCTGTATCTGTTCGACGGTTGGCAGTATCTTTACGAAACCCGCCTGATACCGATACTCGACGGCCTGCGGCGCCAAAACAAACTGCCGCCCGTGGCGGTGGTATTGATCGATAATGTAAACAGGCGCGCCGAATTGCCGGCCAATCCCGATTTTGCCGATATGCTCGCCGAAGAGCTGCTGCCTTTTGTCGAACAGCATACCGCCATCCGCCACCGGCCGCAGCATACGGTTGTTTCAGGCAGCAGCTACGGCGGTTTGGCCGCGGCTTATGCGGCCTACCGCCGGCCGGAAACTTTCGGCAATGCCATCCCGCTTTCCGGTTCGTTTTGGCATAAAAACAGTAACGGGCAGAAGTTGGCTGACCAATTTGCCGCGCAAAAAATGCCGCCCCAACATTGGTTTATCGCCGCCGGCAGCTACGAAACCGCGCGCGCCGGCGAAGACCCGGCCGACGGCATTGCCGCCGGCAGCCGCCGTTTGACCGATGTGCTGACTGCGCAAGGTCGCGATGCCGTTTATCGGGAATACAACGGCGGCCATGATTATGCTATCTGGCAATATGCCTTAACCGACGGCTTGGTTTATTTGTTTGGCAGGTTTTGAATATTGCCCCACTGGTGTTGTGGCCGGCAAATGGTTTCAGGCCGTCTGAAAAGGCGGGGTGGCCAAACCCAAGCTTTTCAGCAAGGTTACGGTTTCAAACACGGGCAGCCCCATCACGCCGGTAAAGCTGCCGCGCAGGTTTTCCACGAATATTCCGCCCAAACCCTGAATGCCGTATGCGCCGGCTTTGTCCATCGGCTCGCCGCTGGTGATATAGGCGGCGATTTCGGCTTCGCTCAAGGTTTTGAAAGTAACGTCGCTCTGCTGTATCAGGGCGCGGGTGTCTCCTTGCCAATAAACGCATACGGCCGTTAATACTTGGTGGGTGGTGCCGGAAAGCCGGCGCAGAATATCGGCGGCATCTTCTGCCGATTGGGGTTTGCCGAGAATGTGGTTGTGCAGCGCAACGGTGGTGTCGGCACTCAGCAGCGGGTATTCGGGCGCAAAAGGATGTTGTGCCTGCCAATAAGCAACGGCAGCGGCGTTTTTTTCAAGCGCCATTCGCGCCACATAAGCGGCGGCGGCTTCGTGCAGATAAGGGGTTTCGTCGATTTCTGCGCGCAGACGGGCAACGGTGTAGCCGAGGTTTTCGAGAATTTCGCGGCGGCGCGGGCTGCCTGAAGCAAGGTAAACCGTGTTCATTTGCCTTGTCCTTCGACGGCGCCGCGTTGCATGCGGTCGAGCAGCCAAATGGGCAGCAGGCGGCGCAGATACCAAAACAATACGGTGGGAAAGGTAACGAGATAGCGTGCTTTGGGCCGGTCGGCAGTGAGGGCTTTGACGCACACGGCGGCACAATCGGGCGACGACATGGTGAAAGGCGCCACCGCGCCTTCCGCCTCCAGGCGGTTGAGCTGGCGGCGGTAGTTTTCGGCGTGGAAGCTGGATTCGATGTCGATATATTGGTGCAGTTTTTTCAAGGCGTTGGGGCGGAAGCGGGTGGCGATAGGGCCGGGTTCGACCAGGCTGACAAAAATACCGCTGCCGTGGGTTTCGTGGCGCAGCGTGTCGCACATGCCTTCAAGCGCGAATTTGGTGCTGTTGTAGGCGCCGCGCCAAGGCATGGCCGAAAACCCCAAAATGCTGCTGTTTACCAAAATCCTGCCGTGGCCTTGCTGCCTGAACACCCGCATGGCCAGGCGGATACATTCCCATGCGCCGAAAACATTGGTTTCAAACTGCTCGCGCAAAGCCTCTCGCGGAATGTCTTCCACCGCGCCGACCTGGCCGTAGCCCGCGTTGCTGAACAAGGCGTCGAGCCTGCCGCCGGTTTGTGCCAGCAGGGTGTCGAAAGCGGCCTGTATGCTGCGGCTGTCGGTAACGTCCAGTTGCAGCGCATCGGTTAAGCCTTCGCTGCGCAGGCGCTCGACGTCTTCGGATCGGCGGCATGTTGCGAATACGCGCCAGCCGAGCGCGTGCAGTTGTTTGGCAGTATCGTAACCGATGCCGCTGGAGCAGCCGGTGATTAAAATGGTTTTCATAATATTAATGGTTTGATGGGTGCGGAGGGTAAGTATATAGCCAATAAATATTTTCCGATACCGGGAGACAGGCCGCCGCATGGGAGCGGCAGGGCGCGGCAAGGCCGTAGCGGAAATTGAAACAGCCGTTGCCGATAATAACAGGCAGAGGTTTTTGCAAAATCGTTTAGGCCGTCTGAAAACAAATGCGGAATTTGCTTTCAGACGGCCTTTTAGTAGGGCGAAACAGATTTAAAGCCGTTGCACGCGCTGTTTAAGCGCTGCGATTTTATCTTTCAGTTTCGATACGCGGGTGTGCCAGATTACCAAAGCGCCCGATACAAGCAGCAGCAGCAGCAGGGTGGTGCCGCCGGTTTGGTAATCGCCGAAATCCTTAAGCTGCATAATGTTGCCGGCACCCGCAATAACCGGTGTGGAGGGGGCGGCCAAAATCACAAACATCACGCCGCACACCGCCAGGCATGAAAACAACAGCACCATGCCGGTTTTCAGCCGCCAGTTTTTGAAGCGGGCGATAGCCAGGCCGACAGCCGTCAGCACGGCCGACGCTGCCGAAAAGGCCAATAGTGCCGACCATTTGTCCACTACCGTTTGCGTGGAGATAAAAGCGGTCAGCCCCAGCATATACAGACAGAAAACGGCACCACAGAAAAATATCATACTCAACAGATTACGCATTACCTATTCCACCGGAGGTTTGAAAATAAAAATGGGTACGGGAGCGGAACAAAAAATACACGATGCAGGCAAACAGCACCACCCCGTAAAGCAGCATCGGTTGGTCGGGCGATACCGCCAGATTAAATACGATACCCGCCGTGCCGTAAATCACATACAGCCAGCGCCCCCAGTTTTTGGCACGCAGCATGGCTGCACCGGCAATGATGTTCAACACCGATTCCGAATAAGCGGCCGAAGTATAAATGCCTATCGGAAACGGGATGTGGCGGATGATTTCCTGCATTTCGGGGTTGTGCCGGGTTGCCAGCATGGCCAGGGTGCTTAATACCGAGGCGGCGATTAAAAACCAGGCGAGAACCGTTACAAAAAGCGGTCGTTTCATAAGTTATCTAAAAAATACATTTTTTAACAAAACGAATTATGCCAAACAAATTACGCTTGTGACTATTTTTTAGATAAACGGTTAAATTTCCGCATAAAGGTTGTTGGGGCATTCCGAGCGGGAGAAACCGCCGTTTTCTATCAAACCATTGCAGTCGCCCGCGCTTGATATTTGCGGAATGCCGGGGTTGTTTTTATTAAATACAAAAAGTTAAAAAACAATTTCTGTCGGATTTTTTAAATCTTGCCGGCGGAAGGCTGGTTTTATCATGCCGGGCAGACGAGCTTTTTTGCCGGATTTTAAAGACGTGCCTTGTTGCATATTTACTACGTTGTCATTTTGTATGGGCTGGTTTGTTTCAACTTTCCATGCACTGCCTTGCCTGCGTAAAACCAAACATTGCTTATCTTTTTTTAACGAAAAGCGGCTGAAATTTGCAGGTTCGGTTTGGGTGGCCAAATTATGTTCGGGTTATGTTTCAGACGGCCTCGGTGCGAAGCCTATCGCAAGCGGCACGGGTTTTAACAAAAATTCG
The sequence above is a segment of the Neisseria dentiae genome. Coding sequences within it:
- a CDS encoding SDR family NAD(P)-dependent oxidoreductase; the protein is MKTILITGCSSGIGYDTAKQLHALGWRVFATCRRSEDVERLRSEGLTDALQLDVTDSRSIQAAFDTLLAQTGGRLDALFSNAGYGQVGAVEDIPREALREQFETNVFGAWECIRLAMRVFRQQGHGRILVNSSILGFSAMPWRGAYNSTKFALEGMCDTLRHETHGSGIFVSLVEPGPIATRFRPNALKKLHQYIDIESSFHAENYRRQLNRLEAEGAVAPFTMSSPDCAAVCVKALTADRPKARYLVTFPTVLFWYLRRLLPIWLLDRMQRGAVEGQGK
- a CDS encoding TonB-dependent siderophore receptor; protein product: MKTSRLIFRLAPLPALFAAAFASAAEQTELETINVYGTRNAARYEYVTDSAQTRTAAKTDGSLMDVPQSSSTVTRRHLDEREPQDIAETLAYTSGVSGGYRGENTHIEMSVRGIGGKSNGGGQPTFWDGLRYGASLEINPYIIDRIDILKGPASMLYGQSNPGGIVNLITKQATGSNESEIVLKTGSGNRAEIGLDIDKEWNEQLAYRLVGNAKQVDWQAGKQTRQRSLTLAPSLMWRPTERTKLVLKGLYERQPEAGDRNFLISDGTLFPVDGQRIPLDFFSGDPNYHDLNNTKNQIGYELEHKFNDNLSLQQNLRYGAYNNYLKSLVVWNPLGGSNIRRMARIFDENWHEFQADTRLVWKTGSDALRHTVLFGADYQDSRSALKSYLGDAPPIDWRNPVYGVAVDTPALSGDEKSRIRQTGLYLQDQLEWGNWRFLLGGRYDMADTSQEDMFRATSNSNSDNKFTWRAGAVYRFSDGLSAYANYATSFLPEAGIAADGGSLKPTTANQAEVGVKYQPTPRVLLTGALFNINQSNLSVYDPVSWQKTQVGKVRTRGAEIEVQGDITPQWGVSGSYTYLDKKVREDSNPALVGTTQWGVPKHTASLWLDYRFGSQSPLKGLSIGTGLRYTGKTWGDNANTFRVPAYTVWDMKLAYKPGTAIPALKGTQLQLNVQNLAGKQYVASCANHASCFYGKGRVWTLSGSYRW
- a CDS encoding alpha/beta hydrolase-fold protein; its protein translation is MKYLLALAFAAAPLTAAADTVRQACLKGRAEERIAVDLNKGRYIEGNIEFSRLDFSRGGVSLSAVSDTASERKLFADQTNRQDFLLWYPHGSRIWLKLSAPGNRHLCYRLTLKQSAAHYDEMVRENAAPQSPRLQQLQREINRQGSRAEERFWAEIRRQGAPLVEKTDSGHSLLTFLYRDAAYNVRLLGGPSNDHEWLEKLPGSGVWYKTFKVRNDLRLSYRLAPDIPTPDGADAYRSRRALLSVLVPDPLNRRRFAESSLVDLAEPHDQAAVAPRGRLKNYAFHSKKLGNTRRIWIYQTDPQAADPVVLYLFDGWQYLYETRLIPILDGLRRQNKLPPVAVVLIDNVNRRAELPANPDFADMLAEELLPFVEQHTAIRHRPQHTVVSGSSYGGLAAAYAAYRRPETFGNAIPLSGSFWHKNSNGQKLADQFAAQKMPPQHWFIAAGSYETARAGEDPADGIAAGSRRLTDVLTAQGRDAVYREYNGGHDYAIWQYALTDGLVYLFGRF
- a CDS encoding Maf family protein, coding for MNTVYLASGSPRRREILENLGYTVARLRAEIDETPYLHEAAAAYVARMALEKNAAAVAYWQAQHPFAPEYPLLSADTTVALHNHILGKPQSAEDAADILRRLSGTTHQVLTAVCVYWQGDTRALIQQSDVTFKTLSEAEIAAYITSGEPMDKAGAYGIQGLGGIFVENLRGSFTGVMGLPVFETVTLLKSLGLATPPFQTA